GCGCCAGAATGGCAATCGTAATCTCGAGTTTCCCGTCCTGGCGCTGGTGGTAAGCGGCGGACATACGCATCTGTACATGGCCGAACAGCACGAACAGCTTTGGTCGTATCAGAACATAGGTCACACGCGCGATGACGCTGCGGGCGAGGCGTTCGACAAGGTCGCGAAGCTACTCGGACTCGGCTATCCCGGCGGCCCGCTAATCGATCGCCTGTCGCGCCACGGAGACCCGAAGGCAATCAAGTTTCCACCATCCCAGATGAAGCACCGCGACCGCAACGATCGAGCGCGGGGCATTGCCGAACCTGAGCGCCCGCAGTTCGACTTCTCATTCAGCGGGATAAAGACCGCAGTTTTGAGGTATGTAGAGACACACGACATGGAGCGGCTCATCACCGCACGACGGCACTTCCTGACGGCGACTCCGAAGGCGAAGCCCGAAGAACTATTGAACGTATGCGACAAGCAGACGCTAGACCTTATCGCATCATTCCAACGCGCTGTCGTCGACGACCTTGTTACAAAGACGCTGGCGGCGGTACGCGAATATGAGGTGCGCACGCTACTGGTGACGGGAGGCGTGGCAGCCAATAGCGAGCTTCGACAAACGTTTGAAACGCGCGGCATGAAGGAGGGTTTGGCCGTTTACTTTCCTTCGCGACCGCTCTCAACCGACAACGCTGCAATGATCGCCGCCGCCGCTTATCCGAAGTGGCTTGCGCACGACTTCGCCAGCCCGGAGATGTCGGCGGAAGCTTCCCTGCCCCTGCGGTAGGAGCACTCGGCCTGAAAAGCAAATGCGCTCCCAACCGGGAGCGCATTTGAGGAACTCTAAACACCATAATGAATGTGCTGCCTGAAAACTGAGCAGACCCTTCGGCGCGCGAAAGCGCGCGTTCACCTATCGGGGTGATCAGGCCGTGAGTGTGGTGGTGAACATACCCGCTATGGCGGCGTGCAACTGCTCCTGTATGTCGATGTCCTTGTAGATGACCAGATCGGCCCGCGATTCCGGTACTCCGTGGGAAGTGGTCTGCCGGGCGGCGAGAACAACAATTGGCGTGGCGTGCGTCTCCGGGCGGCTCTTCAATGCCGTGATCAGCTCACTGCCGCTCATCCTGGGCATGGAAAGATCCGTGATGATGATATCCGGACGGAGCTTTTCCAGAAGTTCCAGGGCTTCCACTCCATTGGTCGCCGATTCCACGGCGAAGCCACGTTCCTCGAGAAAACGGCACACTGCGTGGCGAATCAGCATCGAGTCATCAACGACCAGCGCCACACGTGACATTTGAACTCCTCAAGGTACGCTTCGGTTAACCAGCAGCTCAGCCCCCAGTAAGCGAACTACTTTGGATAGTTCCTCACGATAGCAAACAGATGTTTGGGCGACAACACGGTATTGACGCTTTGGTCATTACTCTGGTCACCATGCGAGCTGAAGCTGGACTCACCGCGCAAGATTCCGCGTAGACGCGTCACTCCGCTAGTCACGGCGGCAATACCACGCGGCAGGGTTGCAATCACAAAGTTCTGAAGACGCACGAACGCCCTGGCAGGGACAGAACGGCTCGCCCGCCATTCGCCGGACAATAGCCTGGCGGGTTAGGCCTCTTCAGCTGCTGAGGCGCTTTGCTCTATTGCCATGTCTTTGAATTCGCTGGATTCGAAGACCTCACGACATTCGACACATTCGACGAATTCGGAGTCTTCTTCTCGCGCCACGATCTGCACACGCGGATGCTGACACTTCTTTTCCATTGGTTTGCTCGGGAGTGAAGCGTTGGAGGATGCCGGCTGGATTGAACTCATAGACTTCGCCCCGTTCACTGGGGCTGAAATGTTTGGGTATTTTAAAACGTCGTCAAAACTTGTCAAGCGCCAACAAGCGCTGCTGATTGATTAATGGATATCCAAGCAGCGTGTCGCCAGCACCGGAATTATGGACGTGCTTTCTTCGATCCGAGTTGCACCGGGACGGCCTCGGGCGAGTCCATCGTGTGCGCGGGCGAAGGCATGGGATAAATGCCGTCCAGTCGGGCTTCAGATATGCCGATGCGAATGATGTCAGCAGGGGCAACACGAGCCAGTCCGAGAGTGGCGGATTTGACAGCCTGCTCAAATGTCGCACGGCCGGTCAACGAGGTCTCCAGAAACAGATACTTGTCAGCGCGCTTGGCCACGCGCACTCCGACGTAGGCGTGTCCCGGCACAAGCACCACGACGGGATCCATGCCAAGATTCTCGAAGAGAGACGCGTACATCACCGCGCCGTCAATGCAATTGGCGGAGACCTGGTGAAGCGACTCTCCGGGCATGCGCACGCGCTCGCTCACGTCCTGATGGCCACCGAAGGTCAGCGAACTCTTCACGTACGAAATGCCCTTCTGCTGTAACGCACGGTAGATCGCCCGTGCCTGCGTATAAGTGGAACGCTCCTGCGCTGCCACGCTCCGTGAAGCCTCGTATCCGGGAAGACGGCGCTTCGGCGTCATCTCCTTAGCAGCGCTGAGCACCTGCTCCACCTTTGGGTCGTGCGGCGTGACCCAGGAAGCTATGAAAGACGCGTACTTGAAGTCGCGTCCCCAATACATGTCCCCCGCAGAACGCAGGCGCACGGGTACCGTCTCAGAAGAGAGCGGTTTTCCAGCCATGTCCGTCACAGACACCAGCGCGGTGGCCGCAACGATTTCCTTGTTGCGGTAGAGTCGCGGCAGAAAGCTGGGAGCGAAGAGATATGCGCGCGAGACGCCGGCGGCGAGTTCAACCAGTTGAATCTCCTGATCGCTCCAACCCGGTACCTGCACAGTAATGCGGGCCTTCAATAGTTTGTCGGTGGAATTTGTGACCCGAACCGAGACCGTGCCCCACTGCCGGTCGCGCGGCTTGCGCAACGAAGCATAGTTGGCGAAGACCGGAAATATCTCGCCATCGAGCCCTGCCGTGATTGTGAAAGTCGGCTCAGTCGAACGTTCTTTGATCGGAGCCGACGGTTCTGCTTTTCCGGTGCCAAGCTCCGGAGAGGCAAAGGCACCGCCAACGAGCAGCGTGGAGATGACCACAGCCGTTGCAACGAGCCTTTTACCGGCCCGGGCGAGATTCGCGCCATTCCTGTGTTCGGAAACCCCAGATGCACATAGCTTCAGCACAGGCTCAGGGTAATCGTGTGACAGCCAGGAAGGAATCCAGCAATGGCCTTAATTCCTGCAGCCTGGGTATTAGCCGCGCTTGCGCTGGTCCTGATCGTCGTCCATCAGATGCAGGCGGATCTCGCCCTTGTCTTCGGGTTCGACAGGCCGGTGCTCATTCCACCAATGGATGATGCCGGCCATCAACAAACCTATAACAACACTGATGCCCAGAAACCAGCGGATCGCCGCAACCCAGATCAGCAGCGCGAGAAGAATGACCCCACCGACAACGACTCCAGCGGTTCCCTTGTTCCACAAGCTGCCTTCCAGCCGTGTTTGTCGTCTCTCCACCATAGCCGGAATTGTAGGACGTTTTGCAGCACCAGACAGCGCTGTCGCCACAAACTTCCGGAGAAGGACAGCAGCTCGGGATAATCAACTCTCGTTAGTGAAGGGCAAATTCAACGATCTTTCCAATTCCAGAAACTCTAAATTTGCGACCAAAATAGCCGCATATTATAAATACCTTGTTTTCATATATTTGCTCCAATATACGACATCGGACTTAGAGGTTCCTGCGGTTGCTTTCTTTCTATGCTGCATCTATTATGAATGTGCGACCAAATAAGTCGTACATGTTTCGCTGTTCCGAACTCTGAATAGCCGATGTTAAAGCTCACAAAAAAAGCCGACTACGGACTAATCGCCATGAGGCACTTGGCGCAACATTCCGAACTCGGCGCGTGCAGCGCGAAAGACCTGGCGGAGATGTACGGCGTCCCGCAGGAGGCGCTCGCAAAGATTCTGCAAAAGCTTGTGAAGTCCGAGCTACTGGTCTCCCAGCACGGTACGAACGGCGGATACCTGCTGGCGCGCAATCCGCGCAGCATCAGCGCCTTCGAAGTTATCAAGGCCATTGAAGGGCCGCTCTTCATCACATCGTGCAATAGCGATCAAGGCGATTGCGAACACACCCAGCGCTGCACGATTCGGGAGCCGCTGCGCAAAGTGAGCCGAAGCATTGAAGAGGTTCTTACAAAGCTAACAGTCTGGGACATGACTGAGGGTTCGGAGCAGACGACCATTGAATTGGTCACGCTGCGGTAAGCAGGGATTGGTTTGAACGACGGTGCCTGCGGGCACGTCAGGAGAAAGCACCGATATGGCGAATGGCACCGACAACGGCAAGCACGATTTCAAGCTGCCGATCTACATGGATAACCACGCGACCACGCCGATGGACCCCCGCGTCCTCGAAGAGATGATGCCGTTCTTTACGGATAAGTTCGGCAACGCGGCGAGCCGCAACCATGAATACGGCTGGGTGGCCGAGCAGGCCGTGGAGCAAGGGCGCGAGCGCATTGCGAAGCTGATCGGCGCGACCTCGAAGGAGATCATCTTCACCTCGGGCGCGACCGAGAGCAACAACCTTGCCATCAAGGGCGTCGCCGAGATGTACAGGGACAAGGGCAACCACATAATCACCGAGGTAACCGAGCACAAGGCCGTGCTGGATACCTGCAAGCGGCTTGAGAAGAACGGCTATCGCGTGACGTATCTGCCTGTGCAGAAGGATGGCCGCATCGACCTGGAAGACCTGAAGCGTGCCTTGGATGACAAGACCATCCTTGTCACGATCATGACCGCCAATAACGAGATCGGCATCCTGCAGCCCATTGAAGAGATCGGCAAGATATGCAAAGAGCGCGGCGTGCTGTTCCACACCGACGCTGTGCAGGCAGTGGGCAAAGTGCCCTTCAACGTCATCCAGCAGAACGTCGACCTGGCTTCGATCAGCGGACACAAGATCTATGGACCGAAGGGCGTGGGCGCGCTTTACGTGCGCCGCAAGAACCCCCGCGTGCAACTGGTCGCACAGATTGATGGCGGCGGACATGAGCGCGGTATGCGTAGCGGCACGCTGAACGTTCCCGGCATCGCGGGGCTGGGCAAGGCTTGCGAGCTCGCGATGAACGAAATGCCTGAGGAAAGCGCTCGCATGATCAAGATGCGCGACAGCCTGAAGTACCAGATTTTTGCAGAACTCGATCAGGTCTACGTCAACGGCACGATGGAGCATCACCTACCCGGTAATTTGAACATCAGCTTTGCGTACGTCGAAGGCGAGTCGCTGCTGATGGGCATCAACGATATTGCGGTCTCCAGTGGATCAGCATGCACGTCGGCCACGCTGGAACCATCGTACGTGCTGAAGGCGCTCGGCACCGGCGACGACCTGGCACACAGCTCAATTCGCTTCGGCATGGGGCGCTTCAATACGCAAGCGGAAGTTGACTATGTGGCGCGCCGCGTCATCGATACCGTGAAACGCCTGCGCGAACTCTCGCCGCTCTACGAGATGGCGAAGGAAGGCGTTGACCTGGCGAAGGTTCAGTGGGCTGCGGAGAATCACTAACGCACAGAGTTGTGTTCTTGTTGGCAGTGGCGGCTTGAGCCGGACAGAGTTCAGATTTCAGGAGATGCGCGAATGGCATACAGCGATAAGGTTTTGGACCACTACACGAATCCTCGCAACGTGGGCTCGATGGATAAGGCGAGCGCCGAAGTTGGCACGGGACTGGTTGGCGCGCCCGAATGCGGCGATGTCATGAAGCTACAGATCAAGGTTAACCCTGTAACGAGCGTCATAGAAGACGCCAAGTTCAAGACCTTTGGCTGCGGCTCCGCAATCGCTTCCTCTTCGCTCGCGACCGAGTGGGTGAAAGGCAAGACCGTGGACGAAGCGCTGCAGATCAAGAACACGGACATCGTCCGTGAGCTGTCGCTTCCTCCTGTAAAGATCCACTGCTCCGTGCTTGCGGAAGATGCGATTCGTGCGGCGATCGGAGACTGGAAGAAGAAGCAGGGCTCGGAAGGCGCGGGCGCGTAATCGTTAGAGTTCGTAGTCCCATAACCCAGTTGTCGCTGTAAACAAGCGCGTAGCGCAGGGAATAGAATCGAACCATGGCAGAACTTCTACAACCCGGAATGCCGGCAGCACCTCCGGCGAAGGGCATTCTCATCACGGACAGGGCTCTGGAGCACATCCGCGCCGCAATGGCCAAGGAAGGCATCGCCCTCGACCAGGGCGGACTTCGTCTCGGCGTGCAGGGCGGAGGATGCTCGGGCCTGTCGTACAACATTCGCTTTGATACCCAACCCCGCGAACGTGATCGCATTTTCCAGTTTGGCGATTTGCGCGTCTTTGTCGATCCCAAGTCATTCATCTATCTGCACGGAATGACGCTGGACTGGCAGGAGACGCTGATGCAGCAGGGCTTCGCCTTCGTAAATCCGAACGCGCAGAAGTCGTGCGGTTGCGGCAGTTCGTTCTCCTAAACGAACAGACTGTAAACAGGTAAATAGAAGGAGATTATGAGCGACAGGATCGCCATCTCGGTCGAGGGAAACGGAGCGGATGCCACTGCGCAGTGCTGGTCCTGCGGAGCTATGCGCGCCGCCCATTTCTGCGATTCGTGCGGGCACGTACAGCCGCCGATACCGACTGACTTCTTCTCCTTCTTCGGCCTTCCTCGCAAGCTGAATATCGACTTGAACCAGCTTGAGCGTTCGTTTTATGCGCTGAGCCGCAAGCTGCATCCCGACATTTACGCCCGCTCGGCGGAAGATGAGCAGCACTGGAGTATGGAGAAGACTTCGCAACTCAACGATGCGTATCGCACGCTGCGCGATCCGATCTCGCGAACCGAGTACCTGTTGAAGCTCGAAGGCGTACGGATGGAAGAGCAGTCGAAGACTGCGACGGAGCTCGCCCGTATCGAAGGCGGCACAAAGAAACAGGTGCTTCCACCTGATCTTCTGGAAGAAGTATTTGAGCTGAACATGCAACTGGAAGAGGCGCGTACAAACAAAAAGATGGGCGAGGCCGACCCACAACTTGCAGTCGACTTGCAGCGAACGAAGAAGCATCTTGAAGAGAAATACAGTGCCCTGGATGTTGAACTTCACGGATACTGGAACCAGTGGGATGCGCTGGTCGCGGGGCAGGAGGCGGGGAAAAGCGTTTCCGCCGAAGAGCGCAAGCAGATACGTGACCGCATGGTCGATCTACTGAATCGGCGCAGCTACATACGCAACCTTGTTCGCGACGTCAGCGAAGTTCTCGAAAGTTGAATCTCATAATCGGGTGTTCGCCAAGCTGGACTGCTCGTAATTAAAGCTCCGCTACGTCTCAACCCGATTCGCAATCACGAAACTACCCGATGCCTACAGAACGCGTAATCGGAATCGATCTTGGTACGACCAACAGCCTGGTCGCCTATATGCAGGGTGAGCAGCACCCGTCCTTGTCTGAGCCGAACGCGCCTAGTGCCAACGGTTCCCTGTTCATTATTCCCGGTGAAGACGGCTCGAATCTCGTCCCGTCCATCGTTGCGCTTGATGCTGCCGCGCAGGTCACCGTCGGCAACGCGGCTCGCAAACATCTTATCGAGACTCCTGAACGGGCTGTGTATTCGGTGAAACGCCTGATGGGGCGCGGTCTTGAAGATGTGCACGAGGAGTTGAAACTCTTCCCTTTTCGTCTTGCTGAAGATATGGCTGCTGGAGAAGTGCTACGCATCCAGTTAGGCGACAGGGCGTATACGCCTCCGGAAATCTCAGCGTTCATCCTTCGCCAGCTCAAGCGCAATGCTGAGCGTTTCTTTGGCGCCCCGGTGAAGCAGGCGGTGATCACGGTGCCTGCCTATTTCAACGACGCGCAACGGCAGGCTACGAAGGATGCAGGACGCATCGCCGGCTTGGACGTGCTGCGTCTGGTGAATGAACCGACTGCTGCCGCGCTCGCCTACGGTCTCGACAAGAAGAAGGCGGGCCTGGTCGCCGTGTACGACTTCGGCGGCGGCACATTTGATATTTCAATTCTGAAGCTGCACGAAGGGATCTTCGAAGTTGTCGCGACGAACGGCGACACACACCTGGGCGGCGACGACATCGATAACCTGCTGATCGCGATTGCGCTCGACGACATCCACGGCGACATGGGGCTTGACCTGCGCCGGAATGGTGAGGCCGTGCAGCGCATCCGCAAGGCCGTAATCGAAGCGAAGATTGCTCTCTCTTCGAAAGAGCGAGCCACAATCGAAGCGGAGTTGCCAGGCGGGAAAATTTACCAGCGCGAGATTACGCGCGAGCAGTTTAATCAGCTTGCGCGTGCAATTGTGGAGCGCACAATCGGCCCCTGTCGGCAGGCGATGAAGGATGCAGGGCTTACGCCCGGACAAATCGACGAAGTGGTGCTGGTCGGCGGATCGACTCGCATTCTCCTGGTGCGTCAGTTAGTCCAGGATCTCTTCAATCGCGAGCCGCACAGCGACCTGAATCCCGATGAAGTGGTGGCGCTCGGCGCGGCGGTTCAGGCAAACATTCTCGCCGGCGGGTCGCAAGCAACGGAGGACATGCTGCTGCTGGACGTGACGCCGCTCTCGCTCGGCATCGAAGCGCTTGGCGGGGTTGTGGCGAAGATCATTCAACGCAATTCGACGATTCCGGCATCGGCGACAGAGCACTTCACCACCGGCGTTGAAGGACAGACCAGCGTTGCAATTCACGTCGTACAGGGCGAACGCGAGATGGCGAAGGATTGCCGTTCGCTGGCGCGCTTCGACCTGAAGGGCATTCCGCCGATGCCGGCCGGATTGCCACGAATTGAAGTACGGTTCCTGATCGACGCTAACGGCATTCTGCACGTCTCCGCGCGTGAACAGCGCAGCGGCAAGGAAGCCGAGATCCAGGTGCAGCCGAGCTACGGTCTCACCGACGAACAGGTCGAGAACATGATTCTTGAGTC
The nucleotide sequence above comes from Clostridia bacterium. Encoded proteins:
- the iscU gene encoding Fe-S cluster assembly scaffold IscU → MAYSDKVLDHYTNPRNVGSMDKASAEVGTGLVGAPECGDVMKLQIKVNPVTSVIEDAKFKTFGCGSAIASSSLATEWVKGKTVDEALQIKNTDIVRELSLPPVKIHCSVLAEDAIRAAIGDWKKKQGSEGAGA
- the hscB gene encoding Fe-S protein assembly co-chaperone HscB, whose product is MSDRIAISVEGNGADATAQCWSCGAMRAAHFCDSCGHVQPPIPTDFFSFFGLPRKLNIDLNQLERSFYALSRKLHPDIYARSAEDEQHWSMEKTSQLNDAYRTLRDPISRTEYLLKLEGVRMEEQSKTATELARIEGGTKKQVLPPDLLEEVFELNMQLEEARTNKKMGEADPQLAVDLQRTKKHLEEKYSALDVELHGYWNQWDALVAGQEAGKSVSAEERKQIRDRMVDLLNRRSYIRNLVRDVSEVLES
- the tsaD gene encoding tRNA (adenosine(37)-N6)-threonylcarbamoyltransferase complex transferase subunit TsaD; translation: MQQSYILGIESSCDETSAAVVRGGEELISNVVASQIATHQLYGGVVPELASREHLRNIVPVVRGALKQAGRDYESIDALAVTQGPGLAGALLVGVSYAKALAFALEKPLIAVNHLEGHIHAVLLEQRQNGNRNLEFPVLALVVSGGHTHLYMAEQHEQLWSYQNIGHTRDDAAGEAFDKVAKLLGLGYPGGPLIDRLSRHGDPKAIKFPPSQMKHRDRNDRARGIAEPERPQFDFSFSGIKTAVLRYVETHDMERLITARRHFLTATPKAKPEELLNVCDKQTLDLIASFQRAVVDDLVTKTLAAVREYEVRTLLVTGGVAANSELRQTFETRGMKEGLAVYFPSRPLSTDNAAMIAAAAYPKWLAHDFASPEMSAEASLPLR
- the hscA gene encoding Fe-S protein assembly chaperone HscA is translated as MPTERVIGIDLGTTNSLVAYMQGEQHPSLSEPNAPSANGSLFIIPGEDGSNLVPSIVALDAAAQVTVGNAARKHLIETPERAVYSVKRLMGRGLEDVHEELKLFPFRLAEDMAAGEVLRIQLGDRAYTPPEISAFILRQLKRNAERFFGAPVKQAVITVPAYFNDAQRQATKDAGRIAGLDVLRLVNEPTAAALAYGLDKKKAGLVAVYDFGGGTFDISILKLHEGIFEVVATNGDTHLGGDDIDNLLIAIALDDIHGDMGLDLRRNGEAVQRIRKAVIEAKIALSSKERATIEAELPGGKIYQREITREQFNQLARAIVERTIGPCRQAMKDAGLTPGQIDEVVLVGGSTRILLVRQLVQDLFNREPHSDLNPDEVVALGAAVQANILAGGSQATEDMLLLDVTPLSLGIEALGGVVAKIIQRNSTIPASATEHFTTGVEGQTSVAIHVVQGEREMAKDCRSLARFDLKGIPPMPAGLPRIEVRFLIDANGILHVSAREQRSGKEAEIQVQPSYGLTDEQVENMILESFDYAEQDFAQRQVIEARNEAETILAALEKGRDSSAWHELTAEERTNIGRFEGGLREVMKGDDYQAIRSAIDVLNQGTMRLAELMMDSAVTSALKGKTMEAADMGEGPSVPHPFAKAEIENTK
- a CDS encoding Rrf2 family transcriptional regulator is translated as MLKLTKKADYGLIAMRHLAQHSELGACSAKDLAEMYGVPQEALAKILQKLVKSELLVSQHGTNGGYLLARNPRSISAFEVIKAIEGPLFITSCNSDQGDCEHTQRCTIREPLRKVSRSIEEVLTKLTVWDMTEGSEQTTIELVTLR
- a CDS encoding iron-sulfur cluster assembly accessory protein produces the protein MAELLQPGMPAAPPAKGILITDRALEHIRAAMAKEGIALDQGGLRLGVQGGGCSGLSYNIRFDTQPRERDRIFQFGDLRVFVDPKSFIYLHGMTLDWQETLMQQGFAFVNPNAQKSCGCGSSFS
- a CDS encoding response regulator, with the protein product MSRVALVVDDSMLIRHAVCRFLEERGFAVESATNGVEALELLEKLRPDIIITDLSMPRMSGSELITALKSRPETHATPIVVLAARQTTSHGVPESRADLVIYKDIDIQEQLHAAIAGMFTTTLTA
- a CDS encoding IscS subfamily cysteine desulfurase gives rise to the protein MANGTDNGKHDFKLPIYMDNHATTPMDPRVLEEMMPFFTDKFGNAASRNHEYGWVAEQAVEQGRERIAKLIGATSKEIIFTSGATESNNLAIKGVAEMYRDKGNHIITEVTEHKAVLDTCKRLEKNGYRVTYLPVQKDGRIDLEDLKRALDDKTILVTIMTANNEIGILQPIEEIGKICKERGVLFHTDAVQAVGKVPFNVIQQNVDLASISGHKIYGPKGVGALYVRRKNPRVQLVAQIDGGGHERGMRSGTLNVPGIAGLGKACELAMNEMPEESARMIKMRDSLKYQIFAELDQVYVNGTMEHHLPGNLNISFAYVEGESLLMGINDIAVSSGSACTSATLEPSYVLKALGTGDDLAHSSIRFGMGRFNTQAEVDYVARRVIDTVKRLRELSPLYEMAKEGVDLAKVQWAAENH